A genome region from Nocardia sp. NBC_01730 includes the following:
- a CDS encoding terpene synthase family protein, whose translation MNDPHRRWAKCGVGTLLPFTPATMGCQLGARELGDPPVRAFIKATMMATVLLNDMFSAAKEQSAKPSDYTDLLWFMRSPRRDEGSEVHAPTGTGSAAGPAHGRRAQPRAGCVAAAGSSAAVAAIHRAGVIFTHMS comes from the coding sequence ATGAACGACCCTCATAGGCGGTGGGCGAAATGCGGTGTCGGTACACTGCTGCCGTTCACCCCGGCGACCATGGGCTGCCAGTTGGGGGCCCGTGAACTCGGCGACCCGCCGGTGCGGGCTTTCATCAAGGCCACCATGATGGCGACCGTACTGCTGAACGACATGTTCAGCGCCGCCAAAGAACAGAGCGCGAAGCCGTCGGACTACACGGACCTGTTGTGGTTCATGCGGTCACCGAGAAGGGACGAGGGATCTGAAGTTCACGCCCCCACCGGTACGGGAAGTGCTGCAGGTCCTGCGCACGGCCGGCGAGCGCAGCCGCGTGCTGGTTGCGTCGCCGCCGCTGGGAGCAGCGCTGCGGTGGCAGCGATTCACAGGGCTGGGGTCATTTTCACGCACATGTCGTAG
- a CDS encoding zinc-dependent alcohol dehydrogenase family protein, whose amino-acid sequence MRGTIIYAPGDIRSEEVPDPTLTARTDAIIRTVATCVCGSDLWPYRGIEPVEAPQPMGHEYVGIVEEVGDQVTGITPGQFVVGSFATSDNTCPNCRNGYHSSCVHGEFLTTCQAEYVRIPHADGTLVATDDQPDPSQIPSLLAVSDVMGTGWYAAIAAEVRPGSTAVVVGDGAVGLCGVIAARELGAERIIAMSRHPDRQKLATTFGATDIVTERGNDGVARIQDMTNGIGADSVLECVGTSESVTQALRSARPGGNVGLVGIPQGVHLSGEELVSSHAGLRGGPAPVRHFLPDLIDLVLHERINPGQVFDLTLPLADIAKGYKAMDERRAIKTLLQP is encoded by the coding sequence ATGCGAGGCACCATCATCTACGCCCCCGGAGATATCCGCAGCGAAGAAGTACCCGACCCCACCCTCACCGCCAGGACCGACGCGATCATCCGCACCGTCGCCACCTGCGTCTGCGGGTCCGACCTGTGGCCCTACCGCGGCATCGAGCCGGTCGAAGCCCCGCAACCAATGGGACACGAATACGTCGGCATCGTCGAAGAAGTCGGCGACCAGGTCACCGGCATCACCCCGGGGCAATTCGTCGTCGGTTCCTTCGCCACCTCCGATAACACCTGCCCGAACTGCCGCAACGGCTACCACTCCTCCTGTGTGCACGGCGAATTCCTGACCACCTGCCAGGCCGAATACGTACGCATCCCCCACGCAGACGGCACCCTCGTCGCCACCGACGACCAGCCCGATCCCAGCCAGATTCCCAGCCTGCTCGCAGTATCGGATGTGATGGGCACCGGCTGGTACGCCGCCATCGCCGCCGAAGTCCGACCCGGATCAACCGCAGTCGTCGTCGGAGACGGCGCAGTCGGACTATGCGGAGTGATCGCCGCCCGAGAACTCGGCGCCGAACGCATCATCGCAATGAGCCGCCACCCCGACCGCCAGAAACTGGCCACCACCTTCGGCGCCACCGACATCGTCACCGAACGCGGCAACGACGGTGTCGCCCGCATCCAAGACATGACCAACGGCATCGGCGCCGACTCCGTCCTCGAATGCGTCGGCACCAGCGAATCCGTTACCCAGGCACTACGCTCTGCCCGCCCCGGCGGCAACGTCGGCCTCGTCGGCATCCCCCAGGGCGTACACCTGTCCGGCGAGGAACTCGTCTCCTCCCACGCCGGACTGCGCGGCGGGCCTGCACCAGTACGCCACTTCCTACCCGACCTCATCGACCTCGTCCTGCACGAACGCATCAACCCCGGCCAGGTCTTCGACCTCACCCTGCCTCTCGCCGATATTGCCAAGGGCTACAAAGCAATGGACGAACGCCGCGCAATCAAAACCCTGCTTCAACCATGA
- a CDS encoding nucleotidyltransferase domain-containing protein, with product MPATDLILAATAGVHDAFGDAPVFSCLTGSTATDSDTPDSDIDLLVVLPNELPVAEAIKQREIFTHNYIRLHTTFERTPDLKWPGEVCYAADLDTAINGGAFDLASGPRLCLCPDDQPYRYWISMSAAGIPLTGSAAFTEYSTRCAATLLNHIEFNKRFASTPTSERHPHIDPPEWAEWRISPTFAARYNARIAPQRSPLPWRRQLREPRQQPRLDFWVTRWRNLATHARNGDAIGTRSDSKR from the coding sequence GTGCCCGCCACCGACCTGATACTCGCCGCTACCGCCGGAGTCCACGACGCCTTCGGCGACGCACCCGTCTTCTCCTGCCTCACCGGCAGCACAGCCACCGACTCCGACACCCCCGACAGTGACATCGACCTGCTGGTCGTCCTGCCGAACGAGCTACCTGTCGCCGAGGCCATCAAACAGCGAGAAATATTCACCCACAACTACATCCGCCTCCACACGACCTTCGAGCGAACTCCGGATCTGAAATGGCCGGGAGAAGTGTGCTACGCCGCTGATCTCGACACCGCGATCAACGGTGGTGCCTTCGATCTGGCGTCCGGCCCGCGGCTGTGCCTGTGCCCCGATGATCAGCCATACCGCTACTGGATCAGCATGAGCGCAGCCGGAATTCCACTCACCGGCTCCGCTGCCTTCACCGAATACTCCACTCGGTGCGCGGCGACGCTACTCAACCACATCGAATTCAATAAGCGTTTCGCAAGCACACCGACATCCGAACGGCACCCCCATATCGACCCGCCAGAATGGGCCGAATGGCGGATAAGCCCCACCTTCGCAGCCCGTTACAACGCTCGCATTGCACCGCAGCGGAGCCCTCTTCCGTGGCGGAGACAGCTTCGAGAACCCCGACAACAACCCCGCCTCGACTTCTGGGTCACGCGTTGGCGCAATCTCGCGACCCATGCGCGCAACGGTGACGCGATCGGCACACGGTCGGATTCGAAGCGATGA
- a CDS encoding transposase: MPPRKRRSFTAEYKVEAAHRVIDSGRSIAVVARELGIHETVLNTWVKDERRRIAAAEVGGEKPLDAAERAELLRLRRQVGELEKDNAFLAKASAYFAAMQTNRPGSI, translated from the coding sequence ATGCCTCCTCGCAAGCGTCGGTCGTTCACGGCCGAGTACAAGGTCGAGGCTGCTCATCGGGTGATTGATTCCGGTCGCTCGATCGCTGTGGTCGCTCGTGAACTCGGTATTCACGAGACCGTGCTCAATACCTGGGTCAAAGACGAGCGGCGCCGGATCGCCGCGGCCGAGGTCGGGGGCGAGAAACCTCTGGACGCGGCCGAGCGAGCCGAGTTGCTGCGGTTACGCAGGCAAGTCGGCGAGCTGGAGAAGGACAATGCGTTCTTGGCAAAAGCTTCGGCGTACTTTGCCGCGATGCAGACCAACCGGCCCGGTTCGATCTGA
- a CDS encoding IS3 family transposase, which produces MVKYAGPDDIAETAGTSAPEGQRFSIRRMARLLGVSASGYYAYVKRCTATVSTPRQQRRADLTVKILDVHAESDGTYGSPRITAELRARGEVVSAKTVAAIMARIGIEGISPRTFKVRTTITDPAASFPPDLVRRNFDQGRLDAVWTTDFTYLTCGQGDMYL; this is translated from the coding sequence ATGGTGAAGTACGCCGGCCCCGATGACATCGCCGAAACCGCGGGCACCAGCGCCCCCGAGGGGCAACGATTCTCGATCCGTCGTATGGCGCGCCTGCTGGGAGTGTCGGCGTCGGGTTACTACGCGTATGTGAAACGTTGCACGGCAACGGTCTCGACGCCACGTCAGCAGCGTCGTGCCGATCTGACGGTGAAGATCCTCGACGTCCACGCCGAGTCCGACGGTACCTACGGCTCTCCGCGGATCACTGCCGAGCTACGCGCACGGGGTGAAGTGGTCAGTGCCAAGACCGTCGCGGCGATCATGGCCCGGATCGGGATCGAGGGCATCAGCCCACGCACGTTCAAGGTCCGCACCACGATCACCGATCCTGCCGCGTCGTTCCCGCCGGACCTGGTACGCCGCAACTTCGATCAAGGGCGCCTCGACGCGGTCTGGACGACCGATTTCACCTATCTGACCTGCGGACAGGGCGACATGTACTTATAA
- a CDS encoding tyrosine-type recombinase/integrase, with protein MRVVDRWPVLRRHERAAEWLQVWADLGRAPRTIDAYARGLAEFLQVCERDGIDPVTATRADVAVFVRELTARPSRRGANVVALDSGAGLANATLQQRLVPVRLFFDFLVEEGVRESNPVGRGRYTPSGRFGGRGRALVPRMVKLPWIPSEAEWLRLLETFAEEPIRNRVMLALAYDAALRREELCSLRSDDLDPAHRMLRVRAEKTKTRRERVVPYSASTGVLLAQYLQHRATMSRARGGLFLSESRRNHSEPLTLWTWSKVVRRIALAAGVPNFSTHTTRHLCLTDLARMGWELHTIATFAGHRSTDSTLAYIHLSGRDLSEKLNSSMAQIHAWRLEMLTGAGRTGGGQDMPV; from the coding sequence ATGAGGGTGGTCGACCGGTGGCCGGTGTTGCGGCGGCACGAACGCGCGGCCGAGTGGCTACAAGTGTGGGCTGATCTGGGCCGTGCGCCGCGCACCATCGATGCGTATGCGCGGGGCCTGGCGGAGTTTCTGCAGGTGTGCGAGCGGGATGGGATCGATCCGGTGACCGCGACGCGGGCTGACGTGGCGGTGTTCGTGCGGGAGTTGACAGCGCGTCCGAGCCGGCGCGGCGCGAATGTGGTAGCGCTGGATTCGGGGGCGGGTTTGGCCAACGCGACGCTGCAGCAGCGTCTGGTTCCGGTGCGGCTGTTTTTCGATTTCCTTGTCGAGGAAGGGGTTCGGGAGTCGAATCCCGTTGGGCGGGGCAGGTATACGCCTTCCGGGCGGTTCGGCGGTCGTGGGCGTGCGCTGGTGCCGCGGATGGTGAAGCTGCCGTGGATTCCCAGCGAGGCGGAATGGCTGCGTCTGCTGGAGACCTTCGCCGAGGAGCCGATCCGGAACCGGGTGATGCTCGCGCTGGCTTACGACGCCGCGCTGCGCCGGGAAGAGCTGTGTTCGCTGCGCAGCGATGATCTCGATCCCGCGCACCGCATGTTGCGGGTGCGGGCGGAGAAGACCAAGACCCGCCGGGAGCGTGTGGTTCCCTATTCGGCGTCCACCGGGGTGCTGTTGGCGCAGTATCTGCAGCATCGGGCGACGATGAGCCGAGCTCGGGGTGGGTTATTTCTGTCCGAATCGCGCCGCAATCACTCTGAGCCGCTGACGTTGTGGACATGGTCGAAAGTGGTGCGGCGCATCGCATTAGCTGCCGGAGTGCCGAACTTCTCGACCCATACCACCCGGCACCTGTGCCTGACCGACCTGGCGAGAATGGGCTGGGAGCTGCATACGATCGCCACATTCGCCGGGCATCGCAGCACCGACTCGACTCTGGCCTACATCCACCTGTCAGGCCGGGACCTGTCGGAGAAACTGAATTCCTCCATGGCACAGATCCACGCCTGGCGCCTCGAAATGCTCACCGGCGCTGGGCGCACCGGAGGCGGACAGGACATGCCGGTATGA
- a CDS encoding tyrosine-type recombinase/integrase, whose protein sequence is MNAAPHRARVGTDADRWPSGSKRWDRRISLSDTEIAALAALGPQQLRRNKAVGIPRRTAVHWRALTRLVEPLDATVAELHHDGDVRFRRAGRQAVAIVLARCAETGRSWWGWTPWEWAALCGGSAREFATAQPLPTESTVRPFLVALAYLLGGFTGFHRLGMFNRLHLACLIFGKPAVAEAMGDAEQVLDRWGYRISGGARTRMHGVFSQALLLNHSPGLADLSTSAFDALRAHPATDGHQGSMLYALQRAVAELGHCDPPVRTGYNHSPGIVGTVPGWADWIERWHATSTLTPHVRRIIRSIMAKAGRWLAVEHPEITEPGQWTRAICAQWVAAVDRMTVGDWVQRRDMLGSRTGEPVSPRTKAHNLMATRTFFRDCQEWEWIPRRFDPNRALTLPRSVAALIGTNPRVIADDVWAKLLWAGLNLEPADLPGNSADTFYPMELIRAVTVTWLFSGLRSDEITRLRVGCIRWQHDGAPIPGDSRDILAEDAICLLDVPVHKTGTAFTKPVDPLVGQAIQAWQTLRPDQPKRLDRKTSERVDMLFAVRAQPVAKAYINHTIIPALCGKAGVPTTDVRGTITSHRARSTIASQLYNAKEPMTLFELQAWLGHRTPNTTQHYAKITPNTLSKAYSEAGYFARNVRTIEVLVDRDAVTSGAAANGQPWQYYDLGHGWCTYSFFEQCPHRMACARCDFYTPKASSKAQILEAKDNLQRMLSSIPLTDDERAAVDDGQSALDRLLERLADVTTPTGQTPREIGIPPTATLLPITPL, encoded by the coding sequence ATGAACGCAGCCCCTCATCGGGCGCGGGTCGGCACCGACGCCGATCGGTGGCCGTCCGGCTCGAAGCGGTGGGATCGCCGGATCTCGTTGAGCGACACCGAGATCGCTGCGCTGGCCGCGCTCGGGCCGCAGCAGCTGCGGCGCAACAAGGCCGTGGGCATTCCGCGGCGGACCGCGGTGCACTGGCGGGCACTGACGCGGCTGGTTGAGCCGCTGGACGCGACCGTGGCCGAGTTGCATCATGACGGCGACGTCCGGTTCCGTCGTGCCGGCAGGCAGGCGGTAGCGATCGTGCTGGCGCGCTGCGCCGAAACCGGCCGAAGTTGGTGGGGCTGGACTCCGTGGGAGTGGGCTGCGCTCTGCGGCGGCAGCGCACGCGAGTTCGCCACCGCGCAGCCGTTGCCGACCGAGTCGACAGTGCGGCCCTTCCTGGTGGCCTTGGCTTATCTGCTCGGCGGGTTCACCGGCTTCCATCGTCTGGGCATGTTCAACCGACTTCACTTGGCCTGTTTGATATTCGGCAAGCCCGCAGTCGCCGAGGCGATGGGTGACGCCGAGCAGGTGCTCGATCGGTGGGGATATCGCATCAGCGGCGGCGCCCGAACCCGGATGCACGGCGTGTTCAGCCAGGCCTTGCTGCTCAACCACAGTCCTGGGCTCGCCGACCTGTCCACGTCGGCGTTCGACGCGCTGCGAGCCCATCCGGCGACCGACGGCCACCAGGGTTCGATGCTCTATGCGCTGCAACGGGCCGTCGCCGAGTTGGGGCACTGCGACCCGCCAGTTCGCACCGGCTACAACCACTCTCCTGGCATCGTTGGCACCGTCCCGGGATGGGCCGACTGGATCGAGCGCTGGCACGCCACCTCGACGCTGACACCCCACGTCCGCAGAATCATCCGCTCCATCATGGCCAAGGCCGGTCGCTGGCTGGCCGTCGAGCACCCCGAGATCACCGAACCCGGGCAGTGGACACGAGCGATCTGCGCGCAGTGGGTCGCCGCGGTCGACCGGATGACCGTCGGCGATTGGGTCCAACGCCGTGACATGCTCGGCAGTCGCACCGGTGAACCTGTCTCCCCTCGCACCAAGGCCCACAATCTGATGGCCACCCGCACCTTTTTCCGCGACTGCCAGGAATGGGAGTGGATCCCACGCCGGTTCGACCCGAACCGGGCGCTGACGCTCCCGCGCAGCGTCGCCGCGCTGATCGGCACCAATCCCCGCGTCATCGCCGACGACGTGTGGGCCAAACTGCTGTGGGCCGGGCTCAACCTGGAACCTGCCGACCTGCCCGGCAACTCCGCCGACACCTTCTACCCGATGGAGCTGATCCGCGCGGTCACCGTGACCTGGCTGTTCTCCGGGCTGCGCAGCGATGAGATCACTCGGCTGCGCGTCGGCTGCATCCGCTGGCAGCACGACGGCGCTCCCATCCCCGGCGACTCCCGCGACATCCTCGCCGAAGATGCGATCTGCTTGCTCGACGTTCCCGTCCACAAGACCGGCACCGCGTTCACCAAACCCGTCGACCCGCTCGTCGGCCAAGCCATCCAGGCTTGGCAGACACTGCGGCCCGACCAGCCGAAACGGTTGGACCGCAAGACCAGCGAGCGCGTCGACATGTTGTTCGCGGTCCGCGCGCAGCCCGTCGCCAAGGCCTATATCAACCACACCATCATCCCCGCGCTCTGCGGCAAGGCCGGCGTCCCCACCACCGATGTCCGCGGCACTATCACCAGCCACCGCGCCCGATCCACCATCGCGAGCCAGCTCTACAACGCCAAGGAACCGATGACCTTGTTCGAGCTGCAGGCATGGCTCGGGCACCGCACCCCGAACACCACCCAGCACTACGCCAAGATCACCCCGAACACCTTGTCCAAGGCCTACTCCGAGGCCGGATACTTCGCCCGCAACGTCCGCACCATCGAAGTCCTCGTCGACCGCGACGCCGTCACCAGCGGAGCCGCCGCGAACGGGCAACCATGGCAGTACTACGACCTCGGTCACGGATGGTGCACCTACAGCTTCTTCGAGCAATGTCCACACCGAATGGCTTGCGCCCGTTGCGATTTCTACACACCGAAGGCATCCAGCAAGGCCCAGATTCTGGAAGCCAAGGACAACCTGCAACGGATGCTTTCATCCATTCCGCTCACCGACGACGAACGCGCCGCGGTCGACGACGGACAATCCGCCCTCGACCGGCTCCTCGAGCGACTGGCCGACGTCACCACGCCGACAGGCCAAACGCCACGCGAAATAGGAATCCCACCCACGGCAACGCTCCTCCCGATC